One segment of Setaria viridis chromosome 4, Setaria_viridis_v4.0, whole genome shotgun sequence DNA contains the following:
- the LOC117853481 gene encoding jasmonate O-methyltransferase, with protein MAANPKQSPHVTLGQGETSYARNSTFQTTEQQRMKSSIEDAITGLLGTASTVPNSILIADLGCSYGSNALALVSTAVNAVLCNCMQHEQPLPEVCVLLNDLPGNDFNSVAKSIAEFKQSFESCPPIVINSGMVPGSFHARLFSRESLHLICSSTSLHWLSEAPEDLVKRRIPMYDCDDNLRRARSGLVLDAYSRQFRKDFTQFLTVRGKELVPGGRMVISLFGRCSDNPASMATHAWEILASALNDMVSRGVLNKEKFESFYIPMYAPSDKELRMIIQDESSFVINNIEVHKPLSGIGEGVVTPKMIALAIRSAHEAIILDHFNCSAHIMDELVETLVGELSSGGLNRMISEMPLVFLCASLTRKASL; from the exons ATGGCTGCCAATCCGAAACAAAGTCCACATGTAACTCTAGGGCAAGGGGAAACAAGTTATGCTCGCAACTCGACCTTTCAG ACAACTGAGCAACAAAGAATGAAAAGTTCCATAGAGGATGCCATCACAGGGTTGCTTGGAACTGCATCTACTGTCCCCAACAGCATCCTGATCGCAGACTTAGGCTGCTCATATGGTTCAAATGCCCTTGCTCTTGTCTCGACTGCTGTCAACGCCGTCCTCTGCAACTGCATGCAGCATGAGCAGCCACTACCGGAGGTATGTGTGCTCCTAAACGACCTACCAGGCAATGACTTCAACAGTGTGGCAAAGAGCATAGCTGAGTTCAAGCAAAGCTTTGAATCTTGCCCTCCCATCGTGATCAATTCTGGTATGGTTCCTGGGTCATTCCATGCAAGGTTATTCTCTAGGGAATCCTTGCATCTCATCTGCTCGTCGACCAGTTTGCATTGGCTATCCGAG GCACCGGAAGACCTTGTGAAGAGAAGAATACCGATGTATGACTGCGATGACAATCTGAGGCGAGCAAGGAGTGGTCTAGTGCTCGACGCGTACTCTAGACAGTTTAGAAAGGATTTTACGCAGTTCTTAACTGTTAGAGGCAAAGAATTGGTCCCTGGAGGCCGTATGGTTATCTCCTTATTTGGCAGGTGCTCTGATAACCCTGCATCTATGGCTACTCATGCATGGGAAATCTTGGCCTCGGCTTTAAATGACATGGTGTCAAGG GGCGTGCTCAACAAAGAAAAGTTTGAATCATTTTACATACCTATGTATGCTCCTTCTGACAAGGAATTGAGGATGATCATCCAAGACGAGAGCTCTTTTGTAATCAACAACATTGAAGTGCACAAACCTCTAAGTGGCATCGGTGAAGGAGTAGTAACCCCAAAAATGATTGCATTAGCAATAAGGTCTGCACATGAGGCCATAATATTGGACCATTTTAATTGCTCAGCCCACATCATGGATGAGTTAGTTGAGACTCTAGTCGGGGAACTGAGTTCTGGTGGACTTAATCGTATGATTTCTGAGATGCCACTTGTTTTCCTGTGTGCGTCACTCACAAGGAAGGCCTCATTATGA